The proteins below come from a single Geobacillus thermoleovorans genomic window:
- a CDS encoding diacylglycerol kinase family protein has protein sequence MRGKRERDRFAWAWAGMKAAVKEEAHLRFHLAAAVVVFAAGWVVGLSRWEWIVLLMAVGTVIALELVNTAIERAVDLATGEFHPLAKAAKDIAAAAVLAAAGFAVVIGILLFWPHLR, from the coding sequence ATGCGCGGCAAACGAGAGCGAGACCGGTTTGCTTGGGCGTGGGCGGGAATGAAGGCGGCGGTGAAAGAGGAAGCTCATTTGCGCTTCCACTTGGCGGCCGCTGTTGTCGTCTTTGCCGCCGGGTGGGTCGTTGGGCTGTCGCGCTGGGAGTGGATCGTGCTGCTCATGGCGGTCGGCACGGTCATTGCGCTTGAGCTTGTCAACACGGCTATTGAGCGCGCCGTCGATTTGGCGACGGGTGAGTTTCATCCGTTGGCGAAAGCGGCGAAAGACATCGCTGCCGCGGCGGTGCTCGCGGCGGCCGGATTTGCGGTTGTGATCGGCATTTTGCTGTTTTGGCCGCATCTTCGCTAA
- the ybeY gene encoding rRNA maturation RNase YbeY, producing the protein MTIHIDFLDETNEVTAEQIETIERLLAEAAALENVPDGAEVSVTFVDNERIRAMNRDYRGKDAPTDVLSFALEEEGEEEVHIVGADMPPVLGDIVISIPKAKEQAAAYGHSFMRELGFLAVHGFLHLLGYDHGTEEEERVMFAKQEDILARFGLTR; encoded by the coding sequence TCACATTGATTTTCTAGATGAAACGAACGAGGTGACCGCTGAGCAAATCGAGACGATCGAGCGGCTGCTCGCCGAGGCGGCGGCCCTTGAAAACGTGCCGGACGGGGCGGAGGTGAGCGTCACATTTGTGGACAACGAACGCATCCGCGCGATGAATCGCGACTATCGCGGCAAAGATGCGCCGACCGATGTGCTTTCGTTTGCTCTTGAGGAGGAAGGGGAAGAAGAGGTTCACATCGTCGGCGCTGATATGCCGCCGGTGCTCGGCGATATCGTCATTTCGATTCCGAAGGCAAAAGAGCAGGCGGCAGCCTATGGACATTCGTTCATGCGCGAGCTCGGGTTTTTGGCTGTGCACGGTTTCTTGCACCTGCTTGGTTACGATCATGGGACAGAAGAGGAAGAGCGCGTCATGTTCGCCAAGCAGGAAGACATCTTGGCGAGGTTCGGGTTGACAAGATAA